A window of Fibrobacter sp. UWB11 contains these coding sequences:
- a CDS encoding GatB/YqeY domain-containing protein, with protein MSCALLTQILDDIKTAMKAHDAATLGTLRTLHSDIKNEAMKAGAAPAQIMDTITDAMCIDVLAKSVKQKQEAIEILKKGGFMDKIPEEEACIALYRKYMPAEMSEEEVKALIAEIKAATGASSPKDMGKIMKELSPKVKGRFDSKRASALVQEALK; from the coding sequence ATGAGTTGTGCTTTGCTTACCCAGATTCTTGATGACATCAAGACCGCCATGAAGGCTCATGATGCTGCAACACTTGGAACGCTCCGTACGCTTCATTCTGATATCAAGAACGAAGCCATGAAGGCTGGTGCCGCTCCGGCTCAGATTATGGATACCATTACGGATGCAATGTGCATTGACGTTCTTGCCAAGAGCGTAAAGCAGAAGCAGGAAGCCATCGAAATCCTCAAGAAGGGCGGTTTCATGGACAAGATTCCTGAAGAAGAAGCTTGCATCGCTTTGTACCGCAAGTACATGCCTGCCGAAATGAGCGAAGAAGAAGTCAAGGCCCTCATTGCCGAAATCAAGGCTGCAACGGGCGCCTCTTCTCCGAAGGACATGGGAAAGATCATGAAGGAACTTTCCCCGAAGGTCAAGGGCCGCTTTGATTCCAAGCGCGCTTCCGCTCTCGTGCAAGAAGCACTGAAGTAA
- the rpsU gene encoding 30S ribosomal protein S21 translates to MIGVIVKSNEPFERALKRFTKSCEKNGIISDVKKRQRFEKPSEEKKRIETAARRKRLKEIADQNRKRLY, encoded by the coding sequence GTGATCGGCGTTATTGTTAAGTCCAACGAACCTTTCGAACGCGCTCTCAAGCGTTTCACCAAGTCTTGCGAAAAGAATGGTATCATTTCCGACGTCAAGAAGCGTCAGCGTTTCGAAAAGCCCTCCGAAGAAAAGAAGCGTATTGAAACGGCTGCTCGTCGCAAGCGTCTCAAAGAGATTGCTGACCAGAACCGCAAGCGTCTCTACTAA
- a CDS encoding SpoIIE family protein phosphatase, with the protein MGFNMHGLAFKQSMMTLVGFSIVFATLFGVLSFQVQSELSTLLTEKGEEISLANVAIIEKLFEKGKKLGDEYAEVLGKEMLSGKDLDDFLTQAVFDARQTLPQVLAVVVAYEPGMAPKSKWHQEVMRLAQYSGSEIKLIKGGDYLEKTWYKSTKNLQKGLWQEPFVGDFIREPIAIYTVPIYQKDAYGNTVFAGVLCVDMSIAFLKETVASIPVSNSGYVVVLSANNTIIAHPKNEIVFKESLSDISGGVGAQAVTEFEKTVQSMKKGLFMGTTADGKDAVIYFKAMESNGWTFMIVWPANEFMESQRSLEKMFAWMCFAGYVVMLILIFVISTRVSRPLKELAVAANKMGQGDFDVEIPHLSGRDEIAQFAWAFLNMRTSLKEHMEKQKDLDRIESELDFAKDIQIGFLSMDEKEEGSEDPYHELTPFLLPAKEVGGDFYDFFKLDDGRLCVVVGDVSGKGVPAALFMMVSRIVLRTMAQNLKSVVETLEKSNYELAKRNRANMFVTVWMGFIDLKTGHVEFASAGHNPPVIRHKDGSVEFAKSKAGIVLAAMENSRYRLQTLDLAPGDMLFLYTDGVTEATNEHNELFGNDRLLDALSIGGGKGTGETCRFVKRQIDAFAKNTSQFDDITMLAMEYKGGSAL; encoded by the coding sequence ATGGGCTTCAATATGCACGGACTGGCGTTCAAACAGTCCATGATGACCCTAGTCGGTTTCAGCATCGTATTCGCGACGTTGTTCGGGGTTCTCAGTTTTCAGGTGCAAAGCGAGCTTTCGACACTGCTCACAGAAAAAGGCGAAGAAATCAGTCTCGCGAATGTCGCCATAATCGAAAAACTTTTTGAAAAAGGCAAGAAACTCGGCGACGAGTATGCCGAAGTGCTTGGCAAGGAAATGCTTTCGGGAAAGGATCTCGACGACTTCTTGACTCAGGCCGTTTTTGATGCTAGGCAAACGCTTCCGCAGGTGCTGGCCGTTGTCGTTGCCTACGAACCGGGTATGGCTCCCAAGTCCAAGTGGCACCAGGAGGTGATGCGTCTTGCCCAATATTCAGGATCCGAAATCAAGTTGATAAAGGGTGGCGACTATCTTGAAAAGACTTGGTACAAGAGCACGAAAAACTTGCAGAAAGGGCTTTGGCAGGAACCGTTTGTTGGAGACTTTATCAGGGAGCCGATTGCGATTTACACGGTGCCGATTTATCAGAAAGACGCTTACGGGAATACCGTTTTTGCGGGTGTCCTTTGCGTGGATATGTCAATTGCGTTCCTCAAGGAAACGGTGGCGTCAATCCCCGTGTCGAACTCGGGCTACGTCGTTGTGTTGTCTGCGAATAATACCATTATCGCGCACCCCAAGAACGAGATTGTTTTCAAAGAGAGCTTGTCCGACATTTCTGGAGGAGTTGGCGCGCAGGCGGTTACGGAATTTGAAAAGACCGTGCAAAGCATGAAGAAGGGACTCTTCATGGGGACCACAGCCGACGGTAAGGATGCTGTCATTTACTTCAAGGCGATGGAATCGAACGGCTGGACGTTCATGATTGTGTGGCCTGCGAATGAATTTATGGAGAGTCAGCGTTCCCTGGAAAAAATGTTTGCGTGGATGTGCTTTGCAGGCTATGTCGTGATGCTGATCCTGATATTTGTGATTTCGACCAGAGTGTCCCGTCCGCTTAAAGAACTGGCTGTGGCGGCTAACAAAATGGGGCAGGGCGACTTTGATGTGGAAATCCCGCACCTGTCGGGACGCGATGAAATTGCGCAGTTTGCATGGGCGTTCTTGAACATGCGCACGTCGCTTAAAGAACACATGGAAAAGCAAAAGGATTTGGACCGCATCGAAAGCGAGCTTGATTTTGCAAAGGATATCCAGATCGGATTCTTGTCGATGGACGAAAAGGAAGAGGGCTCTGAAGATCCGTATCATGAATTGACTCCGTTCCTCTTACCGGCCAAGGAGGTTGGCGGTGATTTTTATGATTTCTTCAAGCTGGATGATGGCCGCCTATGCGTGGTCGTGGGTGATGTTTCGGGGAAGGGCGTTCCTGCGGCACTCTTTATGATGGTTTCTCGAATTGTTTTGAGGACCATGGCGCAAAACTTGAAGTCCGTAGTCGAAACGCTCGAAAAGTCGAATTACGAACTTGCTAAACGAAACCGTGCGAACATGTTCGTGACGGTGTGGATGGGCTTTATCGATTTGAAAACGGGACATGTTGAATTTGCTTCGGCGGGACATAATCCGCCTGTAATCCGGCATAAGGACGGTTCCGTTGAATTTGCGAAGAGCAAGGCGGGGATTGTGCTTGCGGCAATGGAAAACTCGCGTTACAGACTGCAAACGCTTGACCTTGCTCCTGGCGATATGCTGTTCCTTTATACCGATGGCGTGACGGAAGCGACTAATGAGCATAATGAATTGTTCGGTAACGATCGATTACTCGACGCGCTTTCTATTGGTGGAGGAAAGGGCACAGGTGAAACATGTCGTTTTGTTAAACGCCAAATCGATGCGTTTGCAAAAAACACCTCGCAATTTGACGACATTACCATGCTTGCAATGGAATATAAAGGGGGTAGTGCTCTTTAA
- a CDS encoding SPOR domain-containing protein, with protein sequence MKLQSVSLLGAITLSCALLCACGSKEEQPAPQVEAKPVVETPAPAPVQEAAPEPVQEEPALVPIQSLSEEKSAPVEERPAPVSSVEQESSGPFVIQVSIQPSRRAANSVVSKLSDQGIKAYVAEVENPGELEGTFYRVRVGYFSTIANAQQFGKEVLAPQGYAGWVDNRKNDRIGQPGASEDM encoded by the coding sequence ATGAAACTGCAATCGGTATCTTTACTCGGGGCAATCACCCTTTCCTGCGCCTTACTTTGCGCCTGCGGTAGCAAGGAAGAACAACCCGCACCTCAAGTCGAAGCCAAGCCTGTTGTCGAAACACCCGCTCCAGCTCCTGTCCAGGAAGCGGCACCAGAACCTGTTCAAGAAGAACCCGCATTGGTACCTATCCAATCCCTCAGCGAAGAAAAGAGCGCTCCGGTCGAAGAACGTCCGGCACCAGTCTCTAGCGTTGAGCAGGAATCTTCCGGCCCGTTCGTGATTCAGGTGAGCATCCAGCCTTCTAGAAGAGCCGCAAATAGCGTTGTAAGCAAACTTTCTGACCAAGGCATCAAGGCTTACGTTGCCGAAGTCGAAAATCCCGGTGAACTCGAAGGCACGTTCTACCGCGTGCGCGTTGGCTACTTCTCCACTATCGCAAACGCACAGCAATTCGGCAAGGAAGTTCTCGCACCGCAGGGTTATGCCGGTTGGGTGGACAATCGCAAGAACGATCGCATTGGCCAGCCCGGCGCAAGCGAAGACATGTAA
- the rimO gene encoding 30S ribosomal protein S12 methylthiotransferase RimO produces MPTKKPKVFVVHLGCAKNQVDAENLVGEMLHAGFATCDSANKADYILVNTCGFIEAAKEESINAILAQAKAKKAKQKLIVAGCLSGRYGEELMKELPEVDYWVGTYKPGELLKKMGIVAPQGCEAENLARMNLGGFPHHAYLKIAEGCNRRCAYCAIPLIRGKQDSRSIEDIVAEAKDLEAQGVKEITLIAQDTTYFGREKGKKGGTLAQLLRAILDNTKIPWIRMLYWYPMFVDDELLDLMANEPRLVKYVDMPIQHASDKMLKYMKRNYRKAELVDLLHKIRERIPGVTLRSTVLVGFPGETHEDFEELMELLQDVQFDHLGGFVFSPEEGTPVMEMDLPAVDESDARARLEAVTDFQEELAAEYAENMIGKTVKIIIDQVAEESEYHFYGRTEGNSMENDDIVKVIEGDGDVGEFHNALVMDAEPHELVVKLID; encoded by the coding sequence ATGCCTACAAAAAAGCCAAAAGTATTCGTTGTGCATCTTGGATGCGCCAAGAACCAGGTCGATGCAGAAAACCTCGTCGGCGAAATGCTCCATGCAGGTTTTGCTACCTGCGATTCCGCAAACAAAGCGGACTACATCCTCGTGAACACCTGCGGTTTTATCGAAGCCGCCAAGGAAGAATCCATCAACGCAATTCTCGCACAAGCTAAAGCGAAAAAAGCAAAGCAGAAGCTCATCGTGGCAGGCTGCCTCAGCGGTCGCTACGGCGAAGAACTGATGAAGGAACTGCCCGAGGTGGACTACTGGGTCGGCACGTACAAGCCCGGCGAACTTTTGAAGAAGATGGGTATTGTCGCCCCGCAAGGCTGTGAAGCTGAGAACCTTGCCCGCATGAACTTGGGTGGATTCCCACACCACGCTTATCTGAAAATAGCAGAAGGTTGCAACCGCCGTTGTGCCTACTGCGCCATCCCGCTCATCCGCGGCAAGCAGGACTCACGTTCTATCGAAGATATCGTTGCCGAGGCCAAAGACCTCGAAGCCCAGGGCGTCAAGGAAATTACTTTGATTGCACAAGACACCACTTACTTTGGACGTGAAAAGGGCAAGAAAGGCGGCACACTAGCTCAGCTTTTGCGCGCCATTTTGGACAACACGAAAATACCGTGGATTCGCATGCTTTATTGGTACCCGATGTTCGTAGACGATGAACTTTTGGACTTGATGGCAAACGAGCCACGTCTTGTGAAGTACGTGGACATGCCCATCCAGCATGCAAGCGACAAGATGCTCAAGTACATGAAGCGCAACTACCGCAAGGCAGAACTTGTCGATCTTTTGCACAAAATCCGCGAACGCATTCCGGGTGTGACGCTCCGCAGTACAGTACTCGTCGGGTTCCCCGGTGAAACGCACGAAGATTTTGAAGAGCTGATGGAACTGTTGCAAGACGTGCAATTTGACCATTTGGGCGGTTTTGTGTTCAGCCCCGAAGAAGGTACTCCGGTGATGGAAATGGACCTCCCTGCCGTGGACGAAAGCGATGCCCGCGCAAGGCTCGAAGCGGTCACGGATTTCCAGGAAGAACTCGCTGCCGAATACGCCGAGAATATGATCGGAAAGACAGTAAAGATTATCATCGACCAGGTCGCTGAAGAAAGCGAATACCACTTCTACGGTCGAACAGAAGGCAACTCGATGGAAAATGACGACATCGTGAAAGTCATCGAAGGCGACGGTGACGTGGGAGAGTTCCACAACGCACTAGTCATGGATGCCGAACCGCATGAACTTGTGGTGAAATTGATAGACTAG
- a CDS encoding DUF3108 domain-containing protein, whose translation MFYRALKSVLLGFLLLLAVPFAGHVVFAQSGLITSSDLCSKGRLGESAFATAGQGQKSLDCWTLLKDSSKKYSSSSSAQSSSAAQSRVAEALANPQSSATLVVQSSSSIASSSASLPKWQTLPEMKTPWMKGEKLSYTLSWGFITAGYATLEVKPRKDGKTEFLTFATANKTVNKFYPVHDTVYTLVRNKGLMTDVFRKSLHEGTFHNKSLIRFDRNAKKAFLSDTVFKDAVNHYVKRSADTSVTIEGLEHSIMSAFYLVRTLPLKEGSTSRFAAVSGEKRYELKVVIHKREKIKTDLGEFNTVKVEPVLDGDGIFKSSGRIFIWFTDDDRRLPVLMQCEIKLGSIKAELTKVE comes from the coding sequence ATGTTTTATCGTGCTTTGAAAAGTGTTTTGCTTGGATTTTTATTGCTCTTGGCCGTGCCATTTGCCGGTCATGTTGTTTTTGCTCAGTCTGGCTTGATAACTTCTTCAGATCTTTGCTCAAAGGGAAGGCTTGGGGAATCCGCATTTGCTACAGCAGGTCAAGGACAAAAATCACTTGACTGTTGGACCTTATTAAAAGATAGTTCTAAAAAATATTCTTCCTCCTCATCCGCGCAGTCCTCAAGCGCAGCGCAGTCTCGTGTTGCAGAAGCTTTAGCTAATCCACAGTCCTCGGCGACTCTCGTAGTGCAGTCCTCAAGTTCCATAGCTTCTTCCTCCGCTTCGCTCCCCAAATGGCAGACTCTTCCAGAGATGAAGACCCCGTGGATGAAGGGCGAAAAGTTGTCTTACACCCTCAGCTGGGGGTTCATTACGGCTGGCTATGCTACGCTCGAGGTTAAACCGCGCAAAGACGGCAAGACGGAATTCCTGACTTTTGCAACCGCCAACAAGACTGTCAATAAATTTTATCCGGTACACGACACTGTCTACACGCTTGTCCGTAACAAAGGACTCATGACGGATGTGTTCCGCAAGTCGCTCCATGAGGGGACGTTCCACAACAAGTCGTTGATTCGCTTCGACCGCAATGCCAAGAAGGCATTCCTTTCGGATACTGTTTTCAAGGATGCAGTCAATCATTACGTAAAGCGCTCGGCCGATACGTCTGTGACCATCGAAGGGCTCGAACACAGCATTATGTCTGCGTTCTACCTTGTGCGTACCCTACCTCTCAAAGAGGGCTCTACATCTCGTTTTGCTGCAGTGAGCGGGGAGAAACGCTACGAACTCAAAGTCGTTATCCACAAGCGCGAAAAGATTAAAACGGATCTTGGCGAGTTCAATACGGTCAAGGTCGAGCCTGTTTTGGATGGCGATGGCATTTTCAAGTCCAGCGGCCGCATTTTTATCTGGTTTACCGACGACGACAGGCGCCTTCCGGTACTCATGCAGTGCGAAATCAAGCTTGGAAGCATCAAGGCTGAGCTGACAAAGGTCGAATAG